A window of Diabrotica virgifera virgifera chromosome 9, PGI_DIABVI_V3a contains these coding sequences:
- the LOC126891343 gene encoding uncharacterized protein LOC126891343, protein MNQCTCGKTFSRSDNLRRHMGVCNKSHSRVYMCNKCGKTFTRDSNLKRHTGNSCDVACPIPRKRLRPIGIEVLESGVTKLTHAFKNRIASYRFMTQNNKINYFGFMNDIKPKVTRILSEYLDQHTALKVNCELFAMFYKPDNGISDIKSMNTSNKIITLSSDISDVYDDFAEAILTQASEFQEKDSNWALQEIIFLDVNINKFSSISASSYINLPWQIKRKGAILNIKNKDNKCFAYCVLASIFPATGDATMPELYPPCDTLLNFEGIGFPVKLKDINKFEILNNISVNVYGLQSYLKENKTQYEIVGPLYYSQHHKPTHVNLLMINDSDRSHYCLITDLYRLVYTQKTTHKGKQYFCDGCLQTFSTFEKLRNHQENDCLHISTILPTSEPRVNKCGETLPSNILKFVNIEKTSPHPFVIYADFESILKPIDHCNPSDGQSYTIKVAEHQPYSFCFYLKCFFDDGLSRLETYQGEDAAKVFVQKLDALAINLYQNHLKHVKPMVPLTSEENQNFQNATKCSICQKPFSLSDTRVRDHCHLSGRYRGAAHNSCNLNFKVPNFIPIFFHNLTNYDCHMFIKELITNGEYVSAIAQTKEKYITFSKSILVHKSDDLKQHNVYLKLRFVDSFRFLAKSLDKLSQTLESSQCNEIRKYFPGEKEFGLMRRKGVFPYTFIDSFMKLDEKHLPSKEKFYDNLRGEHITTEDYKRAQEVWKHFNCQSMGEYGMLYLKSDVLLLADIFENFRQVCLKEYKLDPAHYVTAPSLTWDAMLKYTDIELQLLTDVDMVHFFKNGIRGGVATCTKRMSIANNKFLSNFDPKKPETYIMYLDATNLYGAAMSQPLPWKNFRWLSDQEIEQFSVFYIDDDSEKGYVLEVDLHYPPNIHEQHNDS, encoded by the coding sequence ATGAATCAGTGTACGTGTGGTAAAACTTTCTCGCGGTCAGATAACCTTCGTAGACATATGGGTGTCTGTAACAAAAGTCACTCGCGTGTGTACATGTGTAATAAATGTGGGAAAACTTTCACACGAGATTCTAATTTAAAACGTCATACAGGTAATTCCTGTGATGTCGCCTGTCCGATTCCAAGAAAAAGACTAAGACCGATAGGTATTGAAGTGCTCGAAAGTGGTGTTACGAAACTAACACATGCGTTTAAAAATAGAATAGCCTCATACCGGTTTAtgacccaaaataacaaaattaactATTTCGGTTTCATGAATGATATAAAACCAAAAGTAACCCGAATTCTCAGCGAATATCTTGATCAGCACACAGCGCTTAAAGTTAACTGTGAACTTTTTGCGATGTTTTACAAACCCGATAATGGTATTTCGGATATTAAGTCAATGAatacatcaaataaaattatcaCTTTGAGTAGTGATATATCCGATGTATATGACGACTTTGCTGAAGCGATATTGACACAAGCATCGGAGTTCCAGGAAAAAGATTCCAACTGGGCACTTCAGGAAATTATATTCCTAGatgttaatattaataaattcagTAGCATTTCTGCTTCATCATATATTAATCTTCCATGGCAGATTAAAAGGAAAGGAGccattttaaatattaaaaacaaagacAACAAGTGTTTTGCTTATTGTGTGCTGGCAAGTATATTTCCTGCTACAGGTGACGCGACGATGCCAGAGTTATATCCTCCATGTGATACACTTCTAAACTTTGAAGGTATTGGGTTCCCGGTTAAGTTAAAAGATATTAACAAGTTCGAGATTTTAAACAATATATCGGTTAACGTGTATGGCCTTCAATCATATCTTAAAGAAAACAAGAcgcaatatgaaattgtaggacCACTTTACTATAGTCAACACCATAAACCTACACATGTTAATCTTTTAATGATAAATGATAGTGATCGGAGTCATTACTGTCTCATAACAGACTTATATCGCCTGGTATATACTCAAAAAACAACACATAAAGGAAAACAATATTTCTGTGATGGGTGTCTTCAAACTTTCTCTACCTTTGAAAAGCTGAGAAATCACCAAGAAAATGATTGTTTACATATTTCGACAATACTTCCAACCAGTGAACCAAGAGTTAACAAGTGTGGTGAAACCCTTCCATCGAACATTCTAAAATTCGTTAATATTGAAAAAACAAGTCCACACCCGTTTGTAATTTATGCTGACTTTGAGTCGATTCTTAAGCCAATAGACCATTGTAATCCATCAGATGGACAATCTTATACAATCAAAGTCGCAGAACACCAGCCTTATTCATTTTGTTTCTACCTCAAGTGTTTTTTTGATGATGGCTTATCAAGATTGGAAACATATCAGGGTGAGGACGCTGCTAAAGTTTTTGTTCAAAAGTTAGATGCTTTAGCTATTAATCTATACCAAAATCACCTAAAGCATGTCAAACCAATGGTGCCTTTGACTAGTGAAGAAAACCAGAATTTCCAGAACGCCACCAAATGTTCCATTTGCCAGAAGCCATTTTCCTTGTCGGATACCAGAGTGAGAGATCATTGCCATCTAAGCGGTAGATATAGAGGAGCTGCACATAATTCCTGCAATTTAAATTTCAAGGTACCtaattttattccaattttttttcataatttaacAAATTATGATTGTCACATGTTTATTAAGGAATTAATAACTAATGGGGAGTATGTATCAGCTATCGCGCaaactaaagaaaaatatattacttTTTCGAAATCTATTCTAGTACACAAAAGTGATGatttaaaacaacataatgtttatttaaaattgaGGTTTGTAGATTCATTTAGATTTTTAGCAAAGTCTTTAGATAAATTGAGCCAAACATTAGAGTCTAGTCAATGCAATGAAATAAGAAAGTATTTCCCAGGTGAAAAAGAGTTTGGTTTAATGCGCCGAAAGGGTGTATTTCCATATACATTTATTGATAGTTTCATGAAATTAGATGAGAAACATTTACCATcgaaagaaaaattttatgataatttAAGGGGGGAACATATTACTACAGAAGATTATAAGAGAGCCCAAGAGGTGTGGAAACATTTTAACTGTCAATCTATGGGAGAGTACGGAATGCTATATTTAAAGTCAGATGTGCTTTTACTGGCTgatatatttgaaaattttagaCAGGTGTGCCTCAAAGAATATAAACTGGATCCTGCACACTATGTTACAGCACCATCTCTAACATGGGATGCCATGTTAAAATATACTGATATCGAGCTTCAACTTTTAACAGATGTTGACATGGTTCACTTTTTTAAAAACGGTATTCGGGGAGGTGTGGCCACTTGTACGAAGCGGATGAGTATTGCAAATAAcaaatttttaagtaattttgacCCAAAAAAACCAGAAACTTACATTATGTATTTAGATGCCACCAATCTGTACGGTGCAGCCATGAGTCAGCCTCTTCCTTGGAAAAATTTTAGATGGTTGAGTGATCAGGAAATTGAGCAATTTAGTGTTTTTTATATTGATGATGATAGCGAAAAGGGGTATGTGCTGGAAGTAGATTTACATTATCCGCCCAATATTCATGAACAACATAATGATTCATGA
- the LOC126891344 gene encoding E3 ubiquitin-protein ligase XIAP-like — MCLEDTSLNNFYERLYTFKNWPGLVPASDLAVYGFYYLQTEDIVRCFHCGVEIYKWLTSDNVYEEHIKFSPNCSFARITHSKFPTYQNNHRSALDMKTENMSHSKFPAYNKDIKSEINQQNGNLYLNLFFSMLHFIFLLLSIYVSKKECK; from the coding sequence ATGTGTCTCGAGGACACCTCATTGAATAATTTTTATGAAAGATTGTATACTTTCAAAAACTGGCCTGGATTGGTGCCCGCTAGTGATTTAGCAGTCTATGGATTTTACTACTTACAAACAGAAGATATTGTAAGATGTTTCCACTGTGGTGTCGAAATTTACAAATGGTTAACGAGTGATAATGTATATGAAGAACATATTAAGTTTAGTCCAAACTGTAGTTTTGCACGAATAACTCATTCCAAATTTCCTACATACCAAAACAATCACAGATCAGCACTAGACATGAAAACTGAAAACATGAGTCATTCCAAATTTCCTGCATACAATAAAGATATCAAAAGCGAGATCAATCAGCAGAATGGGAATTTatatctaaatttattttttagtatGCTACACTTTATCTTTTTGTTATTGAGTATATACGTAAGTAAAAAAGAATGTAAATAA